One stretch of Suricata suricatta isolate VVHF042 chromosome 13, meerkat_22Aug2017_6uvM2_HiC, whole genome shotgun sequence DNA includes these proteins:
- the LOC115277004 gene encoding cathepsin L1-like isoform X2, whose amino-acid sequence MHPFVFLTALCFVSATLEFHKTLDAQWIRWKETHGKQYDMVEECRRGVWEKNMKMITQHNQEYYQGKHSFLMAMNGFGDMTNEEFRHMMSGLKMQKNETGEVFKIPFCAGTSVPVDKKQTAAISPGRCASGWAFSATGALEEQMFRKTGKHVSLSVQNLLDCSWAEGNEGCNGGLMSNAFQYVRNNGGLDTEESYPYVARDGPCKYRPEHSAANITAFQTIPRKEKILMMILRKIGPVSAAIDASLDTFRFYKRGIYYDPKCSSEDLNHGVLVIGYGFQGKESDNKKYWFVKNSWGTDWGMNGHIKIAKDRNNHCGITSMASFPIV is encoded by the exons ATGCATCCTTTTGTCTTCCTGACTGCCCTTTGCTTTGTCTCAGCTACTCTAGAATTTCATAAAACTTTAGATGCACAATGGATCCGGTGGAAGGAGACACATGGGAAGCAGTACGACATG GTTGAAGAATGCAGAAGAGGGGTGTGGGAGAAGAACATGAAAATGATTACACAGCACAATCAAGAATACTACCAAGGGAAACACAGCTTCTTGATGGCAATGAATGGCTTTGGTGACATG aCCAATGAAGAATTCAGGCACATGATGAGTGGCcttaaaatgcagaagaatgagactgGGGAAGTGTTTAAAATCCCTTTCTGTGCTGGTACTTCTGTACCTGTGGACAAGAAACAAACAGCTGCTATAAGCCCT gGTCGGTGTGCTTCTGGCTGGGCTTTTAGTGCAACTGGTGCCCTTGAAGAACAGATGTTCCGGAAAACTGGCAAACATGTATCCCTGAGTGTGCAGAACCTCCTGGATTGCTCTTGGGCTGAGGGCAATGAGGGCTGCAATGGTGGTCTAATGAGTAATGCCTTCCAGTATGTTAGGAACAACGGAGGCCTGGACACAGAAGAATCCTATCCATATGTTGCAAGA GATGGACCCTGCAAATACAGGCCCGAGCATTCTGCTGCCAATATCACTGCCTTTCAGACCATCCCTCGGAAGGAGAAGATCCTCATGATGATACTGAGAAAAATAGGGCCTGTCTCTGCAGCTATAGATGCAAGTTTGGATACCTTCCGGTTCTATAAACGAG GCATTTATTATGATCCAAAGTGCAGCAGTGAAGACCTGAATCACGGTGTCCTGGTGATTGGCTATGGCTTTCAAGGAAAAGAATCAGATAACAAAAAATACTGGTTTGTCAAGAACAG CTGGGGCACTGACTGGGGCATGAATGGCCACATAAAAATAGCCAAAGACCGGAACAACCACTGTGGAATCACCTCCATGGCCAGCTTTCCTATCGTGTGA
- the LOC115277004 gene encoding cathepsin L1-like isoform X1: MHPFVFLTALCFVSATLEFHKTLDAQWIRWKETHGKQYDMVEECRRGVWEKNMKMITQHNQEYYQGKHSFLMAMNGFGDMTNEEFRHMMSGLKMQKNETGEVFKIPFCAGTSVPVDKKQTAAISPTETFIICFQGRCASGWAFSATGALEEQMFRKTGKHVSLSVQNLLDCSWAEGNEGCNGGLMSNAFQYVRNNGGLDTEESYPYVARDGPCKYRPEHSAANITAFQTIPRKEKILMMILRKIGPVSAAIDASLDTFRFYKRGIYYDPKCSSEDLNHGVLVIGYGFQGKESDNKKYWFVKNSWGTDWGMNGHIKIAKDRNNHCGITSMASFPIV; the protein is encoded by the exons ATGCATCCTTTTGTCTTCCTGACTGCCCTTTGCTTTGTCTCAGCTACTCTAGAATTTCATAAAACTTTAGATGCACAATGGATCCGGTGGAAGGAGACACATGGGAAGCAGTACGACATG GTTGAAGAATGCAGAAGAGGGGTGTGGGAGAAGAACATGAAAATGATTACACAGCACAATCAAGAATACTACCAAGGGAAACACAGCTTCTTGATGGCAATGAATGGCTTTGGTGACATG aCCAATGAAGAATTCAGGCACATGATGAGTGGCcttaaaatgcagaagaatgagactgGGGAAGTGTTTAAAATCCCTTTCTGTGCTGGTACTTCTGTACCTGTGGACAAGAAACAAACAGCTGCTATAAGCCCT ACTGAGacctttataatttgttttcaggGTCGGTGTGCTTCTGGCTGGGCTTTTAGTGCAACTGGTGCCCTTGAAGAACAGATGTTCCGGAAAACTGGCAAACATGTATCCCTGAGTGTGCAGAACCTCCTGGATTGCTCTTGGGCTGAGGGCAATGAGGGCTGCAATGGTGGTCTAATGAGTAATGCCTTCCAGTATGTTAGGAACAACGGAGGCCTGGACACAGAAGAATCCTATCCATATGTTGCAAGA GATGGACCCTGCAAATACAGGCCCGAGCATTCTGCTGCCAATATCACTGCCTTTCAGACCATCCCTCGGAAGGAGAAGATCCTCATGATGATACTGAGAAAAATAGGGCCTGTCTCTGCAGCTATAGATGCAAGTTTGGATACCTTCCGGTTCTATAAACGAG GCATTTATTATGATCCAAAGTGCAGCAGTGAAGACCTGAATCACGGTGTCCTGGTGATTGGCTATGGCTTTCAAGGAAAAGAATCAGATAACAAAAAATACTGGTTTGTCAAGAACAG CTGGGGCACTGACTGGGGCATGAATGGCCACATAAAAATAGCCAAAGACCGGAACAACCACTGTGGAATCACCTCCATGGCCAGCTTTCCTATCGTGTGA